The following coding sequences are from one Arthrobacter crystallopoietes window:
- a CDS encoding pyridoxal phosphate-dependent decarboxylase family protein, producing the protein MADDYGILRRTAELATEYLRSLPERPVKSGMAAAELRRELITALPAAGEEPQAVIEHLAEVGGRAAVAMAGPRYFGFVIGGALPPALAADWLTSSWDQNAGLYAGGPAASVVEEAVGAWLLELFGLPPASGFGLVTGCQMAHFTCLAAARTAVLERAGWDVTGRGLFGAPEVEVVVGDEAHSTVLSALQYLGLGRDRVHTVATDSQGRIRLRELEKVLARIPHRDPLIVNLQAGNVNTGSFDPICAAIDLVRRREGAWVHVDGAFGLWAAVSPQLRPLLDGVELADSWATDAHKWLNVPYDSGLAFVADADAHVKAMAPPHASYLEYGQERDEVSWVPEFSRRARGFPIYAALRTLGRDGVREMVEHCCALARHMAAQLGQVDGVEILNDVVLNQVLVRFIPRGDGNISGARGDDFTHDVVRRVQEDGTLWLSGTTWHAMAAMRISVSNWSTTLEDADRSVEAILRCAGR; encoded by the coding sequence ATGGCGGATGACTACGGCATCCTGCGGCGCACTGCCGAGCTTGCCACCGAGTACCTGCGCTCGCTGCCCGAGCGGCCGGTCAAGAGCGGCATGGCTGCGGCGGAGCTGCGCCGCGAGCTGATCACCGCGCTGCCCGCGGCCGGCGAGGAACCGCAGGCCGTGATCGAGCATCTGGCCGAGGTGGGCGGGCGTGCCGCGGTGGCCATGGCCGGGCCGCGCTACTTCGGGTTCGTCATCGGCGGGGCCCTGCCGCCGGCCCTGGCCGCAGACTGGCTGACCTCCTCCTGGGACCAGAACGCCGGACTCTACGCCGGCGGACCGGCGGCGTCCGTGGTGGAGGAAGCCGTGGGCGCCTGGCTGCTGGAGCTGTTCGGCCTGCCGCCGGCCAGCGGGTTTGGCCTGGTCACCGGGTGCCAGATGGCGCACTTCACCTGCCTGGCCGCCGCCCGCACCGCAGTGCTGGAGCGGGCGGGCTGGGACGTCACGGGGCGCGGGCTTTTCGGTGCGCCGGAGGTGGAAGTGGTGGTCGGCGACGAGGCGCACAGCACGGTCCTGTCGGCCCTGCAGTACCTGGGGCTCGGCCGCGACCGGGTGCACACCGTCGCCACGGACAGCCAGGGCCGGATCCGGCTGCGGGAGCTCGAGAAAGTCCTCGCGCGGATTCCGCACCGGGATCCGTTGATCGTGAACCTGCAGGCCGGCAACGTGAATACCGGCTCCTTCGACCCGATCTGCGCCGCCATTGACCTGGTCCGCCGCCGCGAAGGAGCGTGGGTCCACGTGGACGGGGCCTTCGGGCTCTGGGCCGCCGTGAGCCCGCAACTGCGGCCGCTGCTCGACGGGGTGGAATTGGCAGATTCCTGGGCCACGGACGCGCATAAGTGGCTCAATGTTCCCTACGATTCCGGCCTGGCGTTTGTCGCCGATGCCGACGCGCACGTCAAGGCCATGGCTCCGCCGCACGCCTCCTACCTTGAGTACGGGCAGGAACGCGACGAAGTCTCCTGGGTGCCGGAGTTCTCCCGCCGTGCCAGGGGCTTCCCGATCTACGCCGCGCTGCGCACCCTCGGCCGCGACGGCGTGCGGGAGATGGTTGAGCATTGCTGCGCGCTGGCCCGGCACATGGCGGCCCAGCTTGGCCAGGTGGACGGCGTCGAGATCCTCAATGACGTGGTGCTCAACCAGGTGCTGGTCCGTTTTATCCCCCGCGGTGATGGGAACATTAGCGGCGCCCGCGGGGATGACTTTACCCACGACGTCGTACGCCGCGTGCAGGAGGACGGCACGCTCTGGCTCTCCGGCACCACCTGGCATGCCATGGCCGCGATGCGGATCAGCGTGAGCAACTGGTCCACCACCCTGGAGGATGCGGACCGCTCCGTGGAGGCGATCCTGCGTTGCGCCGGACGCTGA
- a CDS encoding carbon-nitrogen hydrolase family protein, producing the protein MKVSVGQFDPSGDVNENLSVMRAQAEEAKAAGAELILFPEESMFTVGKVEGNLISAVNEHWSAFVQKLSFIAAETGIALIAGGYEASGEERPYNTLVIVDATGRIVDTYRKLHLYDAFSYQESTKIKPGDGGLKLVEIGGLRVGVMTCYDVRFPEMARGLADQGADLICVAAAWFKGDHKIEHWETLLKARAIENTCWVAAAGTSSSHTVGHSAILDPMGIVQDYLNDEPRGVVTVDVTRRRIDEVREFLPVLRNRRLASTVDVVEAH; encoded by the coding sequence ATGAAGGTCAGTGTTGGGCAATTCGATCCTTCCGGGGACGTCAACGAAAACCTCAGCGTCATGCGTGCGCAGGCCGAAGAGGCCAAGGCCGCGGGCGCCGAGCTGATCCTGTTCCCCGAAGAGTCCATGTTCACCGTCGGCAAGGTCGAAGGGAATCTGATCTCCGCCGTCAACGAGCATTGGAGCGCCTTCGTCCAGAAGCTCTCGTTCATCGCCGCGGAGACCGGCATCGCCCTGATCGCCGGAGGTTATGAGGCCAGCGGGGAAGAGCGCCCCTACAACACGCTGGTGATCGTGGACGCGACCGGCCGGATTGTGGATACCTACCGGAAGCTGCATCTGTACGATGCGTTCTCCTACCAGGAGTCCACCAAGATCAAGCCGGGCGACGGCGGGCTGAAGCTCGTGGAGATCGGCGGGCTGCGGGTGGGCGTAATGACCTGCTACGACGTTCGCTTCCCGGAGATGGCCCGCGGCCTGGCGGACCAGGGCGCGGACTTGATCTGCGTGGCGGCCGCCTGGTTCAAGGGGGACCACAAGATCGAGCATTGGGAGACGCTGCTCAAGGCCCGCGCCATCGAGAACACCTGCTGGGTGGCCGCGGCCGGCACCTCCAGCAGCCACACCGTGGGGCACTCGGCCATCCTGGATCCGATGGGCATTGTGCAGGACTACCTCAACGACGAACCGCGTGGCGTTGTCACCGTGGACGTGACCCGCCGCCGCATCGACGAGGTCCGGGAATTCCTCCCGGTGCTGCGGAACCGGCGCCTGGCCAGCACCGTGGACGTGGTTGAGGCCCACTAA
- a CDS encoding RNA polymerase sigma factor, giving the protein MDGLLTDEDLLAAVSGDGRSAEKIYRSLSPKVMGYLQARGVEDTEAAAQEVFLTVFQKLDKVTGGVAGLKTFTFSVAHARVVDAARARARHPHLAEYDPDFDTRTVSSAEQVVVDRSGGDVVQLLQTLNPDQREVLSLRIVADLPIDQVASVMGKSEGSVKQLQRRALAKLKDMVIGSKVGGAS; this is encoded by the coding sequence GTGGATGGATTGCTGACAGATGAGGATCTGTTGGCAGCTGTTTCCGGAGACGGGCGTTCCGCCGAGAAGATCTACCGCTCGTTGTCGCCCAAAGTGATGGGGTACCTGCAGGCCAGGGGCGTTGAGGACACCGAAGCCGCCGCCCAGGAAGTCTTCCTGACGGTATTCCAGAAACTCGACAAGGTCACCGGGGGTGTTGCAGGTTTGAAAACGTTCACGTTCTCGGTAGCCCACGCCAGAGTGGTGGACGCCGCCCGCGCCCGTGCGCGTCATCCCCACCTCGCCGAGTACGACCCGGACTTCGACACCCGGACCGTTTCCTCGGCCGAACAAGTTGTGGTGGACCGCTCCGGCGGCGACGTCGTTCAACTGTTGCAGACCCTGAACCCCGACCAGCGTGAAGTCCTTTCGCTGCGCATCGTGGCGGACCTGCCCATCGACCAGGTAGCCAGTGTCATGGGCAAATCGGAGGGCTCGGTCAAGCAGCTCCAGCGCAGGGCACTCGCGAAACTCAAGGACATGGTCATCGGCAGCAAGGTAGGAGGGGCATCATGA
- a CDS encoding peroxidase family protein, producing the protein MLALVLTTSLGLPALAGPAHAGVVGQGFTVTPADLAFILKQIKISEAHVANTTSATGPCGALLGDGPNQVPGPLVSYGLRTVDGSCNNLQEDREKFGAAQEKFPRLTTPDFRPAEDSTSPFVTAAGDPGYASKKDVWDSQPRVISNLIVDQTSTNPAAVKAAGFPLRSQTTDGVAPCTTDPTPTTAGIPEGCVPSGETLFIPNVTTDVGLSPPYNGLFTLFGQFFDHGLDLVSKSGGTVYVPLKEDDPLIPGRDGKLNTADDVPPHLRFMAVTRATNQPGPDGQMGTDDDIQEATNRTNPYVDQSQTYASHPAHQVFLRTYAKNAAGKPVSSGELLTSADGGMGTWQLLKKQAAELLGLKLVDADALNIPVILTDPYGKFVPGPNGLPQYVTPTGTVEGNLAAPVPAPANVQRVSEAFIEDIAHNAVPAPGLIADTDTAITPATARQTAGTYDNEMLDRHFVAGDGRVNENIGLTSIHQIFHSEHNRLVDDIQKVLTEDTGSARGDAALKEWQLAAGAEGWNGERLFQAARFITEMEYQHLAFEEFARKVQPLIEPFSGYHDDVNSAISAEFAHAVYRFGHSMLTDTIARTNEDGSSNDTPLLNGFLNPVAYTDGGSAGVLDSKSAAGSIAMGMSNQVGNELDEFVTDTLRSNLLGLPLDLAAINMARARETGLPSLNDLRKELHAKTNDSQLMPYKNWIDFGLNIKHPESLVNFVAAYGTHETITSKTTLVEKREAARLIVDPPFDTAPEAIPADAGDFMGATGTWADKPTGLDTVDLWMGGLAERTNLFGGLLGSTFNYVFEKQMLDLQNGDRFYYLVRTPGMNLFSQLEGNSFGEMIMRNTNAHSITADVFSTADCKFQLANLGGSGTNIADDPGSECNETELLIRMPDGTIRYRTMNSIDPPGINGQSVFNGTDGRDLVWGGVDNDTFWGGPGNDRIEGNDGADTALGGEGNDIITDAAGDDVPKGGPGNDAIDAGPGLDIILGGDGKDLLNGGANTNEHFGGPGDDFIIAGGGADTVFADSGDDWIEGGDGADLLQGDSGAPFFDDPNKPGHDVINGQNGDDDYDAEGGDDIMLAGPGIERNAGAAGFDWSSYEFDELAADADLELRLLGVPLPVDVLRDRHAEVEGLSGGSRNDILRGDSVVPRTAVAEGFSGGNWLDAEGVARIRGLQALLPAGATSGTAVWGEGNIILGGGGNDTIEGRGADDILDGDKELRVRLSVRTNAADAATEIGSATALAKPYLAGSTETLQQAVFAGKVDPGNIVVVREIVESASPGNADVAVFSDISSNYTVTTTPAGAQPGAAGSITTVTHNAADGDADALTGDGTDTLRNIERLVFADTQVPAAPTGVTATGGNASANVGWFAPAGSSITGFDVRILNASGAQVGALQRVDATTTSLLVDGLTNGSAYRFQVRAVNEAGAGAYSAPSVTVTPAAVAAAAPAIGTATAGDQQATVRWSAPATNGGSAITGYTIKVIDAANAQVGALRNAGATATSMVVTDLPAGNQLRFQVAAVNAVGTGAFSEASNPVEPVETVAPTVTAQTPADAATGILRGANPTVTFSEPVTGVSNTTMVLRNAATNATVDATVTYNEGNMTAVLDPVADLAANTRFEVTVTGGATAIRDAFDNPVASATWSFTTEAAAALTVKNVDFTNDGNADVVSRDGNGRLWLYPSNGAGALQTRIVLGSSGWNVMNAIASPGDFNRDGKADIIAKDSVGSGRLWFYPGDGAGNLGARVLIGSSGWNAMNTVFGAGDVNKDGDADLITRDTSGRLWLYPGNGAGRLETRQLMGSSGWNSITSLHSSGDFNGDTNADVIARTSDGLLWMYPGNGRAGLSPRVQIGTGWNSMSAIFSPGDLTGDGKADVVSRDSGGRLLLYPGNGAGRLLSPQVIGNSGWNAMSILF; encoded by the coding sequence ATGCTCGCACTTGTACTAACCACGTCGCTGGGCCTTCCGGCCCTTGCAGGTCCGGCCCACGCTGGGGTGGTGGGCCAGGGATTTACCGTTACGCCAGCGGATCTGGCGTTTATTCTCAAGCAGATCAAGATTTCCGAGGCCCATGTGGCCAACACGACGTCCGCCACGGGTCCCTGCGGAGCGCTGCTCGGCGACGGCCCCAACCAGGTGCCGGGACCGCTGGTCTCCTATGGCCTGCGCACGGTAGACGGTTCCTGCAACAACCTGCAGGAAGACCGCGAAAAATTCGGCGCCGCGCAGGAGAAGTTCCCGCGGCTCACCACGCCGGACTTCCGGCCGGCCGAAGACAGCACGTCGCCGTTCGTTACCGCCGCTGGCGATCCCGGGTACGCGTCCAAGAAGGACGTCTGGGACTCGCAGCCGCGCGTCATCAGCAACCTAATTGTGGACCAGACATCCACCAACCCCGCAGCCGTCAAGGCGGCGGGCTTTCCCTTGCGCAGCCAGACCACCGACGGCGTTGCCCCCTGCACCACGGATCCAACACCGACGACGGCGGGCATTCCCGAGGGCTGTGTTCCGTCAGGGGAAACACTGTTCATCCCGAATGTCACCACCGACGTCGGACTCTCGCCGCCCTATAACGGCCTGTTCACCCTCTTCGGGCAGTTCTTCGACCACGGCCTCGACCTGGTCAGCAAGTCCGGTGGCACGGTCTATGTCCCGCTGAAGGAAGACGATCCGCTGATCCCCGGACGCGACGGGAAGCTGAACACGGCCGATGACGTGCCGCCGCACCTGCGCTTCATGGCGGTGACCCGGGCAACCAACCAGCCCGGCCCCGACGGCCAGATGGGTACCGATGACGACATCCAGGAAGCCACCAACCGTACCAATCCCTACGTGGACCAGTCCCAGACTTACGCTTCCCACCCGGCACACCAGGTCTTCCTCCGCACCTATGCGAAGAACGCCGCCGGTAAACCGGTTTCCTCCGGCGAGCTGCTGACATCGGCCGACGGCGGCATGGGCACCTGGCAGCTGCTGAAGAAGCAGGCTGCAGAGCTGCTCGGCCTGAAGCTGGTCGACGCCGACGCACTGAACATCCCGGTGATCCTCACCGATCCGTACGGCAAGTTCGTTCCGGGCCCCAACGGCCTCCCGCAGTATGTGACGCCGACGGGAACCGTGGAGGGCAACCTTGCCGCTCCCGTACCCGCGCCTGCCAACGTTCAGCGGGTCAGCGAGGCCTTCATCGAGGACATCGCGCACAACGCGGTTCCCGCTCCGGGACTGATCGCAGACACAGACACCGCCATCACCCCGGCCACCGCACGCCAGACCGCGGGCACGTATGACAACGAGATGCTTGACCGGCACTTCGTCGCCGGTGACGGCCGCGTCAACGAGAACATCGGCCTGACCTCGATCCACCAGATCTTCCACTCCGAGCACAACCGACTGGTGGATGACATCCAGAAGGTCCTCACCGAAGACACCGGCAGTGCCCGGGGCGATGCAGCCCTGAAGGAATGGCAGCTCGCCGCCGGTGCGGAAGGCTGGAACGGGGAGCGCCTCTTCCAGGCCGCACGGTTCATCACCGAGATGGAATACCAGCACCTGGCCTTCGAGGAGTTCGCCCGCAAGGTCCAGCCGCTGATCGAACCGTTCTCCGGCTACCACGACGACGTGAACTCCGCGATCAGCGCCGAGTTCGCCCACGCCGTGTACCGGTTCGGCCACTCGATGCTCACCGACACCATCGCGCGTACCAACGAGGACGGCTCGTCGAACGACACGCCGCTGTTGAACGGGTTCCTCAACCCGGTGGCCTACACCGACGGCGGTTCGGCCGGCGTCCTGGACTCCAAGTCCGCGGCCGGCAGCATCGCCATGGGCATGTCCAACCAGGTGGGCAACGAGCTCGACGAGTTCGTGACCGACACGCTGCGCAGCAACCTGCTGGGCCTGCCGCTGGACCTCGCCGCCATCAACATGGCCCGGGCCCGGGAGACCGGCCTGCCTTCGCTGAACGACCTGCGCAAGGAGCTGCACGCCAAGACCAACGACAGCCAGCTGATGCCGTACAAGAACTGGATCGATTTCGGGCTGAACATCAAGCATCCCGAGTCGCTGGTGAACTTCGTTGCCGCCTACGGCACGCACGAAACCATCACCTCCAAGACCACTCTGGTGGAGAAGCGGGAGGCCGCCCGGCTGATCGTGGATCCGCCGTTCGACACCGCGCCGGAAGCCATTCCGGCCGATGCCGGGGACTTCATGGGCGCCACGGGGACCTGGGCGGACAAGCCAACCGGCCTGGACACCGTGGACCTCTGGATGGGCGGCCTCGCCGAGCGCACCAACCTGTTCGGCGGCCTGTTGGGCTCAACCTTCAACTATGTTTTCGAGAAGCAGATGCTCGACCTGCAGAACGGCGACCGGTTCTACTACCTGGTGCGCACGCCGGGCATGAACCTGTTCTCTCAGCTGGAAGGCAACTCCTTCGGTGAAATGATCATGCGCAACACCAACGCGCACTCCATCACCGCGGACGTCTTCTCCACCGCCGACTGCAAGTTCCAGCTGGCCAACCTGGGCGGCAGCGGCACGAACATCGCGGATGATCCGGGGTCGGAATGCAACGAGACCGAGCTGCTGATCCGGATGCCGGATGGCACCATCCGCTACCGGACGATGAACTCGATCGACCCTCCCGGTATCAACGGCCAGAGCGTCTTCAACGGTACCGACGGCAGGGACCTGGTCTGGGGCGGCGTCGACAACGACACGTTCTGGGGCGGCCCGGGCAATGACCGCATCGAAGGCAACGACGGCGCCGACACCGCCTTGGGCGGCGAGGGCAACGACATCATTACCGACGCGGCCGGGGACGACGTCCCCAAGGGCGGTCCGGGCAATGACGCCATCGACGCCGGACCCGGCCTGGACATCATTCTGGGCGGCGACGGCAAGGACCTGCTCAACGGCGGGGCCAACACCAACGAGCACTTCGGCGGACCGGGCGATGACTTCATCATTGCCGGCGGCGGCGCGGACACGGTGTTCGCGGACTCCGGCGACGACTGGATCGAAGGCGGTGACGGAGCCGACCTGCTGCAGGGCGATTCCGGCGCTCCCTTCTTCGACGACCCCAACAAGCCGGGCCATGACGTCATCAACGGCCAGAACGGCGACGACGATTACGACGCCGAAGGCGGGGACGACATTATGCTCGCCGGTCCCGGCATCGAACGCAACGCGGGAGCGGCCGGCTTCGACTGGTCCAGCTACGAGTTCGATGAGTTGGCGGCGGATGCGGACCTGGAGCTGAGGCTGCTGGGTGTCCCGCTTCCGGTGGACGTCCTGCGAGACCGCCATGCGGAAGTCGAAGGGCTTTCGGGCGGCAGCAGGAACGACATCCTGCGCGGCGACAGCGTGGTACCCCGAACCGCCGTGGCCGAGGGCTTCTCCGGAGGCAACTGGCTGGACGCCGAGGGCGTGGCACGCATCCGCGGTCTGCAGGCCCTGCTGCCCGCCGGCGCAACCTCCGGCACAGCGGTCTGGGGCGAAGGCAACATCATCCTCGGCGGCGGCGGCAACGACACCATCGAGGGACGCGGCGCCGACGATATTCTCGACGGCGACAAGGAACTGCGGGTCCGGCTGAGCGTCCGGACCAACGCAGCCGACGCGGCCACCGAGATCGGATCGGCAACAGCACTGGCCAAGCCTTACCTGGCCGGCAGCACGGAGACACTGCAGCAGGCAGTCTTTGCCGGCAAGGTGGATCCGGGCAACATCGTCGTCGTTCGTGAAATCGTTGAGAGCGCCAGCCCGGGCAACGCGGACGTCGCGGTGTTCAGCGATATCAGCAGCAACTACACCGTCACCACCACTCCGGCTGGCGCCCAGCCGGGCGCGGCGGGCAGTATCACCACCGTCACGCACAACGCGGCGGACGGCGATGCCGATGCCCTGACCGGCGACGGCACGGACACCCTGCGCAACATCGAGCGCCTGGTGTTTGCCGACACGCAGGTACCGGCGGCACCGACCGGTGTCACCGCCACGGGCGGCAACGCTTCGGCGAACGTCGGCTGGTTTGCACCGGCAGGTTCCTCGATCACCGGTTTCGACGTCAGGATCCTGAACGCCAGCGGCGCCCAGGTCGGCGCGCTCCAGCGGGTCGACGCCACAACGACGTCGCTGCTGGTAGACGGCCTGACCAACGGATCGGCTTACCGGTTCCAGGTCCGCGCGGTCAACGAAGCAGGCGCCGGTGCGTACTCCGCTCCGAGTGTAACGGTGACCCCGGCTGCGGTTGCGGCCGCTGCCCCGGCCATCGGCACCGCCACCGCCGGCGACCAGCAGGCCACGGTCCGCTGGAGCGCTCCGGCAACCAATGGCGGCTCGGCAATCACGGGCTACACCATCAAGGTGATCGACGCAGCAAATGCCCAGGTGGGTGCCCTACGGAACGCCGGAGCCACCGCCACGAGCATGGTGGTCACCGATCTGCCAGCCGGCAACCAATTGCGGTTCCAGGTTGCCGCGGTGAACGCGGTGGGCACGGGAGCCTTCTCGGAGGCATCGAACCCCGTCGAGCCGGTGGAGACGGTAGCCCCGACGGTCACCGCCCAGACCCCGGCGGATGCGGCGACGGGAATCCTACGCGGCGCCAATCCCACGGTGACCTTCAGCGAACCGGTGACCGGTGTCAGCAACACCACCATGGTGCTGCGCAACGCCGCTACCAACGCAACCGTTGACGCCACCGTGACCTACAACGAAGGGAACATGACGGCGGTACTCGATCCGGTTGCCGACCTGGCCGCCAACACGCGGTTCGAGGTAACGGTGACGGGCGGCGCAACGGCCATCCGGGACGCGTTCGACAATCCGGTGGCATCCGCCACCTGGAGCTTCACCACGGAGGCCGCTGCGGCCCTCACCGTGAAGAACGTCGACTTCACCAACGACGGCAACGCCGACGTGGTGTCACGGGACGGCAACGGCAGGCTGTGGCTGTACCCCAGCAACGGCGCGGGCGCGCTGCAGACCCGGATCGTCCTAGGCTCCAGTGGCTGGAACGTCATGAATGCCATCGCCAGCCCCGGTGACTTCAACCGGGATGGCAAGGCGGACATCATCGCGAAGGACAGCGTCGGCTCGGGCCGGCTCTGGTTCTACCCCGGCGACGGTGCAGGCAACCTCGGAGCCCGGGTGCTCATCGGCAGCAGCGGCTGGAACGCGATGAACACCGTCTTCGGCGCAGGCGACGTGAATAAGGACGGCGACGCGGACCTCATCACCCGTGACACGTCCGGCAGGCTGTGGCTGTACCCGGGCAACGGGGCTGGCCGCTTAGAAACTCGCCAGCTGATGGGCAGCAGCGGATGGAACAGCATCACCAGCCTGCATAGCTCGGGCGATTTCAACGGCGACACCAACGCTGATGTGATCGCGCGGACCAGCGACGGCTTGCTGTGGATGTATCCGGGCAACGGACGAGCCGGGCTCTCGCCGCGGGTTCAGATCGGCACCGGATGGAACTCCATGAGCGCCATCTTCAGCCCAGGCGACCTCACGGGCGACGGCAAGGCCGACGTCGTGTCCCGGGATAGCGGGGGCCGGTTGCTGCTCTACCCCGGTAACGGGGCCGGCAGGCTGCTCAGCCCGCAGGTTATCGGCAACAGCGGCTGGAATGCGATGAGCATCCTGTTCTGA
- a CDS encoding CoA-binding protein translates to MSVSAPERKWVGPSAPERLNILRNTKTIAIVGASDKPSRASYFVATYLLSSSKYKVYFVNPVAKEILGQPVYASLADLPEVPDLVEVFRKHDDLPGVLDESIAVGAKTIWLQLGSWHEEVAAKAEAAGLNVVMDRCVKIEHARFHGGLHLAGFDTGVISSKRQLTA, encoded by the coding sequence GTGAGCGTATCCGCGCCAGAGCGCAAGTGGGTCGGGCCGTCCGCACCGGAGCGCCTGAACATCCTGCGCAACACCAAGACCATCGCCATTGTCGGTGCTTCGGACAAGCCGAGCCGGGCCAGCTACTTCGTGGCCACGTACCTGCTCTCCTCGAGCAAGTACAAGGTCTACTTTGTGAACCCGGTAGCCAAGGAGATCCTGGGCCAGCCGGTTTACGCCTCGCTGGCGGATCTGCCCGAGGTCCCGGACCTGGTGGAGGTTTTCCGCAAACACGATGACCTCCCCGGCGTGCTGGATGAGTCCATCGCCGTGGGCGCAAAGACCATCTGGCTCCAGCTCGGCTCCTGGCACGAGGAAGTCGCGGCCAAAGCCGAGGCTGCCGGGCTCAATGTGGTCATGGACCGCTGCGTCAAGATTGAGCACGCACGCTTCCATGGCGGCCTGCACCTGGCAGGTTTCGATACCGGAGTCATCTCCTCGAAACGCCAGCTGACAGCCTGA
- a CDS encoding O-acetylhomoserine aminocarboxypropyltransferase/cysteine synthase family protein, whose translation MAERTFGFRTRALHAGGTPDAEHGARAVPIYQSTSFVFKDTDDAANLFALQKYGNIYSRIGNPTVAAFEERIASLEGGIGAVATSSGMAAEFITFAALTGAGDHIVASSKLYGGTITQLDVTLRRFGVETTFIDSNDPADFAAAVQENTKAVYTEIVANPSGDIADLEGLATVAHDAGIPLIVDATLSTPYLIRPIEHGADIVIHSATKFLGGHGTTLGGVVVESGLFNWGNGKFPQMTEPVPSYGNVSWWGNFGEYGFLTKLRSEQLRDIGPSLSAQSAFQLLQGVETLPQRMDEHLKNARRVAEWLEADERVSWVNYAGLPSHPHHERGRKYLPQGVGSVFSFGVKGGRVAGQKFIESLQLASHLANIGDARTLVLHPGSTTHQQLTGEQLLAAGVPEDLIRISVGLEDVEDILWDLDQALAESQHAGAEHGPSRDHEDDVFDTSEFASPSYAGESCTVPAARSAHTEPGTRVVESVEDLVEAEEGAAK comes from the coding sequence ATGGCTGAACGCACATTCGGCTTCCGCACCCGTGCCCTGCATGCGGGTGGAACTCCCGACGCCGAGCACGGTGCCCGCGCCGTACCGATCTACCAGTCCACGTCCTTCGTCTTCAAGGACACCGACGACGCCGCCAACCTCTTCGCGCTGCAGAAGTACGGCAACATCTACTCGCGGATCGGCAACCCCACGGTGGCCGCGTTCGAGGAGCGGATCGCCTCGCTCGAAGGCGGCATCGGCGCCGTCGCCACGTCCTCCGGCATGGCGGCGGAATTCATCACCTTCGCCGCGCTGACCGGAGCCGGGGACCACATTGTGGCCTCTTCCAAGCTCTACGGCGGGACGATCACGCAGCTCGATGTCACCCTGCGCCGCTTCGGTGTAGAGACCACGTTCATCGACAGCAATGATCCGGCCGATTTCGCCGCAGCAGTGCAGGAGAACACGAAGGCCGTCTACACGGAGATCGTCGCCAACCCGTCCGGCGACATTGCCGATCTCGAGGGCCTGGCCACGGTAGCGCACGACGCCGGGATCCCCCTGATCGTCGACGCCACCTTGAGCACGCCGTACCTGATCCGTCCGATCGAGCACGGCGCGGACATCGTCATCCACTCGGCCACCAAGTTCCTGGGCGGCCACGGCACTACGCTGGGCGGCGTCGTTGTCGAAAGCGGTCTTTTCAACTGGGGCAACGGCAAGTTCCCGCAGATGACGGAGCCGGTACCCTCGTACGGCAATGTCTCCTGGTGGGGCAACTTCGGCGAGTACGGCTTCCTGACCAAGCTCCGCTCGGAGCAGCTGCGCGACATCGGGCCGTCGCTGTCGGCGCAGTCCGCGTTCCAGCTGCTGCAGGGCGTGGAGACCCTGCCGCAGCGGATGGACGAGCACCTGAAGAACGCCCGCCGGGTTGCCGAATGGCTCGAGGCGGACGAGCGCGTCTCCTGGGTCAACTATGCGGGCCTGCCCTCGCACCCGCACCACGAGCGCGGCCGGAAGTACCTCCCGCAGGGCGTCGGATCGGTATTCTCCTTCGGGGTCAAGGGCGGCCGCGTTGCCGGACAGAAGTTCATCGAGTCCCTGCAGCTGGCCTCCCACCTTGCCAATATCGGCGACGCGCGGACCCTGGTCCTGCACCCGGGCTCGACCACGCACCAGCAGCTGACCGGTGAACAGCTGCTGGCCGCCGGTGTGCCCGAGGACCTGATCCGCATTTCCGTGGGTCTCGAAGACGTCGAGGACATCCTGTGGGACCTGGACCAGGCCCTGGCCGAGTCCCAGCATGCCGGCGCCGAGCACGGCCCCAGCCGCGACCATGAAGACGACGTGTTCGACACCTCCGAGTTCGCGTCACCGTCCTACGCCGGAGAGTCCTGCACCGTTCCGGCGGCCCGCAGCGCGCACACCGAACCGGGCACGCGCGTGGTCGAGTCGGTCGAGGATCTCGTCGAAGCCGAAGAAGGAGCTGCCAAGTGA